One Chloroflexota bacterium genomic window carries:
- a CDS encoding VCBS repeat-containing protein — MFHKQLTKYILIIGASIFISVLIFVNAEPALAVNAVTPVFTRQLGGGNAGYVRHSSPTLADLNGDGKLEIIVG, encoded by the coding sequence ATGTTCCACAAGCAGCTCACAAAATACATTTTGATAATTGGAGCCAGCATCTTTATCTCCGTGCTTATCTTTGTCAATGCCGAACCTGCCCTCGCGGTGAATGCAGTGACGCCGGTGTTTACGCGCCAACTGGGTGGCGGGAATGCGGGCTATGTGCGGCATTCCTCGCCCACGCTCGCCGATTTGAATGGCGATGGGAAATTGGAGATCATCGTTGG